Proteins encoded within one genomic window of Oncorhynchus tshawytscha isolate Ot180627B linkage group LG02, Otsh_v2.0, whole genome shotgun sequence:
- the LOC121840666 gene encoding uncharacterized protein LOC121840666: MGCRLSGPWFGDGLGVSGRDLSQLTKRDLSHLSKRDALRILAAYEQPITLQIKSQRGRGYGLQDCSTQTERHWEPLTLPPHLALRSLGVTAAGTMPRVNPAYQDRHYCSHMSLPRDHRDNGRYEYLPTAPQDIEELDPLGYQDLELASRVPRDQSCLIGCCNNLEEPSSYHSQTEDEDYMLEKPLGYLPLHHELDSGLGWTDGSLHQGDLSGLETEEGGLEECQPRGGGLAVSGGGGGGGGSPSSESFISSELSDSGFYSVSTGEFRRFQRLLEKRMCLYKARLHHQREVCERERRDSCQKNHRELLEAIPEALTMQPQPSCSMPGLAAPSMGPPPHGLFRVSSVQFRKADRPCLSRHSSSSGSLFNPHHAPAPLSAHAPVLSTCSTPSGHRRPPPPLQHQGSSSMGQLRRSRTLHHRGPPQERVRRASHPSSPSYATLEHCGVAPPSGLELGLPEEGESELVLTHPAGLALSPQQHATSLGEHRGAVPLPRGHYCDNSGGRDQLVNDRRQQERSFMSEIPVREREQEREREREREREREREREREREREREREREREREREREREKERERERQREREVRRFSTLSHPPQTSMDIHETWPKPANRLAHQGSGGGGGLYSTLEGHTGVGAGVGGGSRKCPNPNPNPTPNTNSNHPNPRAVRNQILRDRASQLADERSGMSTDEESQEVMRGRYWSRTERREHLLLAREQKQHQQQARGQQAYTRPGANGGSGSLREAGVNTRGGAMGGGGRGVIQEEEAMSGGGGSLGDGRCNTVLELSQRKLSRLQNRKLLDDWTTVEELLTHGTRLGTRDEMSLCPSSLLTVTTV; this comes from the exons ATGGGCTGTCGGCTCTCAGGGCCGTGGTTCGGCGATGGATTGGGG GTCAGTGGGCGGGATCTGAGTCAACTGACCAAACGGGATCTTTCCCACCTGAGCAAACGTGATGCTCTTAGAATCCTGGCTGCCTATGAGCAGCCAATCACATTGCAGATCAAGAGCCAGCGTGGGAGGGGTTATGGACTACAGGACTGCAGCACGCAGACTGAGAGACACTGGGAGCCTCTCACCCTGCCCCCCCACCTGGCCTTGCGCAGTCTGGGTGTCACAGCAGCCGGAACCATGCCCAGGGTCAACCCTGCCTACCAGGACAG aCACTACTGCAGCCACATGAGTCTGCCTCGTGATCACCGTGACAACGGGAGATATGAGTATCTACCTACCGCTCCACAAGACATAGAGGAGTTGGATCCACTTGGTTAccag gaccTGGAGCTGGCCAGTCGTGTTCCGAGGGATCAGAGCTGTCTGATTGGCTGCTGCAACAACCTAGAAGAGCCCAGCAGTTACCACagccag aCTGAGGATGAGGACTATATGTTGGAGAAAcctctgggctacctgcctctccacCATGAGCTGGACAGCGGCCTGGGCTGGACCGACGGTAGCCTGCACCAGGGAGACCTTTCTGGgctggagacagaggaggggggtcTGGAGGAATGTCAGCCCAGGGGAGGGGGCCTGGCGGTcagtggaggagggggtggaggtggggggtcTCCATCCTCTGAGTCCTTCATCTCGTCTGAGCTGAGTGACTCGGGGTTCTACAGCGTGAGCACGGGAGAGTTCCGCCGCTTCCAGAGGCTGTTAGAGAAGCGCATGTGCCTGTACAAAGCTCGTCTCCACCACCAGAGGGAGGTGTGCGAGCGAGAGCGCCGCGACAGCTGCCAGAAGAACCACAGAGAGCTGCTTGAAGCCATCCCTGAGGCACTGACCATGCAGCCCCAGCCCTCCTGCTCTATGCCTGGCCTGGCCGCTCCATCCATGGGCCCCCCACCCCACGGACTCTTCAG GGTGTCGTCCGTCCAGTTCCGGAAGGCGGATCGTCCCTGTCTGAGCAGACACAGCTCAAGCAGCGGGTCCCTATTCAACCCTCACCACGCCCCTGCGCCCCTCTCTGCCCACGCGcctgtcctctccacctgcaGTACCCCCTCCGGCCACCGCAGGCCGCCACCTCCACTGCAGCATCAGGGCTCCAGCTCAATGGGGCAGCTGCGGAGAAGCAGAACCCTGCACCACCGTGGCCCACCCCAGGAGCGTGTCAGACGGGCCAGTCACCCGTCATCCCCCTCCTATGCCACCCTGGAGCATTGTGGGGTAGCGCCACCTAGTGGCCTGGAGCTGGGCCTGCCTGAAGAGGGAGAATCAGAACTGGTCCTCACACACCCAGCAGGATTGGCCCTCTCACCCCAGCAACATGCAACCTCTCTGGGGGAACACAGAGGAGCTGTGCCCTTACCAAGGGGACATTACTGCGACAATAGTGGAGGTCGTGATCAGCTGGTTAACGACAGGAGGCAGCAGGAGAGGAGCTTTATGTCAGAGATACCAGTGcgggagagggagcaagagagagaaagagaaagagaaagggagcgtGAGAGGGAgcgtgaaagagagcgagaaagagaaagagagcgagaaagagaaagggagcgtgagagggagcgagaaagagaacgagagaaagaaagagagcgggaaagacaaagagaaagagaggtgcgCCGCTTCAGCACCCTCAGCCACCCTCCCCAGACATCCATGGACATCCATGAGACATGGCCTAAACCGGCCAATCGGCTGGCCCACCAGGGGTCAGGGGGTGGTGGGGGCCTCTACAGCACACTGGAGGGCCACACTGGGGTCGGGGCTGGGGTCGGTGGAGGGTCCAGGAAGTGCCCCAATCCTAACCCCAACCCGACCCCCAACACTAACTCCAACCATCCTAACCCGAGAGCTGTGAGGAACCAGATTCTTCGAGACCGGGCGTCGCAGCTGGCGGACGAGCGCAGCGGGATGAGTACGGATGAGGAGAGTCAGGAGGTGATGAGGGGGAGGTACTGGAGCCGCACAGAGAGACGGGAGCACCTCCTACTGGCCCGCGAGCAGAAACAGCACCAACAGCAGGCCCGAGGGCAACAGGCTTACACAAGGCCAGGAGCCAATGGAGGATCAGGTTCTCTGAGAGAGGCAGGCGTCAACACTAGAGGAGGAGctatgggaggaggagggagaggagttaTTCAAGAGGAAGAGGCTATGTCTGGAGGGGGCGGGTCTTTGGGAGATGGCCGGTGCAACACGGTGCTGGAGCTCAGCCAAAGGAAGTTGAGTCGTCTGCAGAACAGGAAGCTGTTAGATGATTGGACGACGGTGGAGGAGCTGCTGACTCATGGGACGAGGCTGGGTACCCGAGATGagatgtctctctgtcccagctcacTACTGACTGTCACTActgtatag